From the genome of Spirosomataceae bacterium TFI 002, one region includes:
- a CDS encoding glutamyl-tRNA reductase translates to MQGSLKVLSISYKNTPLTIREQIALSEAEIKSMYLKLKDVLGLSEVVILSTCNRTEVYYLADIDIQETISKLLAIEKGLSYDKIAPFIIYYNNEQDALNYLFEVGTGLHSQVVGDLQLPNQIKNAYQWSADAEMAGPFIHRLMHTVFFVNKRVFQETSFRDGAASTSYAAVETIESFLPLIPDAKILVLGLGDVGKDVSKTLFDKGYKGFTICNRTSEKADRAANSFESEVLDFSELYTALPNYDIIISSVQANEPILKVENFKNIKNGKVKYLIDLSIPRSIDPEVENLSGVVLYGLDEIQQRASEALERRKESIPTVKSIIAEAVEGLNDWSEQMVVSPTIQKLKVALEKIRKEEMAKYMKGLSEEEAGKVEKITTSMMQKVMKLPVLQLKAACKRGEADTLIDVLNDLFDLEKVNV, encoded by the coding sequence ATGCAAGGAAGCTTAAAAGTATTATCAATATCTTACAAGAACACCCCTCTCACTATCCGCGAGCAAATTGCACTTAGTGAAGCTGAGATCAAATCGATGTATTTGAAACTCAAGGATGTATTGGGCTTGTCGGAGGTTGTTATCCTTTCAACTTGCAACCGTACGGAAGTTTATTACTTGGCCGATATTGACATCCAAGAGACTATCTCAAAACTCTTGGCGATTGAAAAAGGTCTGTCATATGATAAAATTGCCCCTTTTATAATTTACTACAATAACGAGCAAGATGCTCTCAATTACCTTTTTGAAGTTGGTACTGGTCTTCATTCTCAAGTAGTAGGTGACTTACAGCTGCCAAATCAAATTAAGAATGCCTACCAATGGTCAGCAGATGCAGAAATGGCTGGTCCATTTATTCATCGCTTAATGCACACGGTATTTTTTGTCAACAAGCGAGTTTTTCAAGAAACTTCGTTTAGAGACGGTGCCGCATCGACCTCATACGCTGCAGTAGAAACAATTGAATCATTCTTACCACTTATTCCTGATGCTAAGATTTTAGTTCTTGGTCTTGGTGATGTAGGAAAAGATGTTTCGAAAACACTATTTGACAAAGGATACAAAGGGTTTACCATTTGTAATAGAACTTCGGAGAAAGCTGATAGAGCTGCTAACTCATTCGAAAGTGAAGTATTAGATTTCTCTGAACTTTACACTGCATTACCAAATTACGATATTATAATTTCTTCGGTTCAAGCCAATGAGCCAATTCTTAAGGTTGAAAACTTTAAGAATATAAAGAACGGTAAAGTTAAATACCTAATTGACCTTTCTATTCCACGTAGCATAGACCCAGAAGTAGAAAACCTCAGTGGTGTTGTACTTTATGGATTGGACGAAATACAACAAAGAGCATCAGAAGCCCTTGAGCGTAGAAAAGAATCTATTCCTACGGTAAAAAGTATCATTGCCGAGGCTGTGGAAGGACTTAATGACTGGTCTGAGCAAATGGTAGTTTCTCCAACTATCCAAAAACTCAAAGTTGCATTAGAAAAAATTCGCAAAGAAGAAATGGCCAAGTACATGAAAGGCCTAAGCGAAGAAGAAGCTGGGAAGGTAGAAAAAATCACTACTAGCATGATGCAGAAAGTGATGAAACTTCCAGTATTACAACTCAAAGCAGCTTGCAAGCGAGGTGAAGCAGACACGCTAATAGATGTATTAAATGACCTTTTTGACCTCGAAAAGGTAAATGTTTAA
- a CDS encoding metallo-beta-lactamase class B, producing the protein MFKLKFLLGFFIISCAAQAQFELQELTPNIHIFTTYNTYQGNKISANGMIAITKKGAIVIDTPWDEAEFQTLIDTIQSKWGKEVKIVIATHSHADRAGGFGFYNEKGIETISSKQTDEILASELKPRASKVFQKDTTINLGEQKIEVVFPGEGHTKDNVVVYFAKEKVFFGGCFLKSEGATDKGYIGEANLETWPAAIKATQKRFRKALFVIPGHGKGISHKAFTNSLELLREN; encoded by the coding sequence ATGTTTAAGCTTAAATTTCTACTTGGTTTCTTCATTATCTCTTGTGCTGCACAAGCACAATTTGAGCTTCAAGAACTCACGCCCAACATTCATATTTTCACAACCTACAATACCTACCAAGGCAACAAAATCTCGGCAAATGGCATGATTGCTATTACGAAGAAAGGTGCTATCGTAATAGATACTCCTTGGGATGAGGCGGAGTTTCAAACTTTGATCGACACTATCCAAAGCAAATGGGGCAAAGAGGTTAAAATCGTCATTGCAACACATTCTCACGCAGACAGAGCAGGTGGATTTGGTTTTTATAATGAAAAAGGAATTGAAACTATTAGCTCCAAACAAACCGACGAAATTCTAGCTTCGGAACTGAAGCCTAGAGCAAGCAAGGTTTTCCAAAAGGATACAACGATCAACTTGGGAGAGCAAAAGATTGAAGTAGTTTTCCCTGGAGAAGGGCACACCAAAGACAATGTGGTCGTTTATTTTGCGAAAGAAAAAGTCTTTTTTGGAGGTTGTTTCCTCAAAAGCGAAGGAGCAACCGACAAAGGATACATAGGAGAAGCAAATCTTGAAACTTGGCCAGCTGCTATAAAAGCAACACAAAAACGGTTTAGAAAGGCCCTATTTGTAATACCAGGACATGGTAAAGGTATTTCTCACAAAGCTTTTACAAATTCGCTAGAATTGCTACGAGAAAATTAA
- a CDS encoding Lysophospholipase L1, giving the protein MKKYVFLLPFLLLLACSPAKKYADTKTYWEEDIKKLEAQDKIENYPDDAILYIGSSSIRLWKNIDEDMQPYNSIQRGYGGAHFYDLIHFTDRLVSPHKIQALVIFVANDITGGDADIPPKEVLRLFKYTVSEVRKSHPNIPIFQIAITPTPSRWAVWDQTKQANELLQAYCNRTQGLHFIETEEAFLDGDGQPRPELFIQDMLHLKQVGYDIWKELIKNELDAVLK; this is encoded by the coding sequence ATGAAAAAATACGTTTTCTTACTACCCTTTCTACTTCTTCTAGCATGTTCTCCAGCCAAAAAATACGCAGATACAAAAACATATTGGGAAGAAGACATTAAAAAGCTTGAAGCACAAGACAAAATCGAAAACTACCCAGATGATGCAATTCTGTATATTGGGAGTTCTAGTATAAGGTTATGGAAGAATATTGATGAAGATATGCAGCCATACAACTCTATTCAAAGAGGATATGGCGGAGCCCACTTTTATGACCTTATTCATTTTACAGACAGATTAGTTTCCCCACATAAAATTCAAGCTTTGGTTATTTTTGTAGCCAATGACATTACTGGAGGAGATGCTGATATTCCACCCAAAGAAGTGTTAAGGCTTTTTAAATACACAGTTAGTGAAGTAAGGAAATCACACCCAAATATTCCAATTTTTCAAATTGCAATTACTCCAACACCGAGTCGTTGGGCGGTTTGGGATCAAACTAAACAAGCAAATGAGCTTTTACAGGCCTATTGTAATCGTACACAAGGTCTCCACTTTATAGAAACAGAAGAAGCTTTCCTAGATGGTGACGGCCAACCTAGACCAGAACTTTTTATTCAAGATATGCTCCACCTCAAGCAAGTTGGTTACGATATTTGGAAAGAATTAATTAAAAACGAACTTGACGCAGTACTTAAATGA
- a CDS encoding 6-phosphogluconolactonase, translating to MKYTLIILSLLGLWSCNSKEEETTTVEVLPSETMLIGTYTGTGSQGIYEYTFNPNDGTFAEKSIIGGVENPSFLKANKAGNTFYSVSEANKGSLISFSKDSTGSWKELNRIEGIGSSPCHINLDKSEKWIFVANYSSGDLVVLPIAADGSLGEISQRITHEGTGPNKKRQTKSHVHSVNISPDNTLLYVADLGIDKVVVYNFDQNTGQLSPKSEIMTPSGSGPRHLTFHPSKSIIYVIEELTSTISVVDISSDSSVVIQNLTTLPEGFDEESYCADIHIDKAGKYLYGSNRLHDTIALFEVQEDGTIKAKSHHSTLGSFPRNFALDPSGKYLIAANQKSDNIVIYNIDPSDGTIGPLTQQIKVPAPVCIEFIQ from the coding sequence ATGAAATATACCCTAATTATATTATCCCTGCTTGGTCTTTGGTCTTGCAATAGCAAGGAGGAAGAAACCACAACTGTAGAAGTTCTACCATCAGAAACAATGCTCATAGGAACCTACACTGGTACCGGAAGCCAAGGAATATACGAATATACATTCAACCCAAATGATGGTACCTTTGCAGAAAAGTCTATAATAGGCGGAGTAGAAAACCCTTCTTTTTTAAAGGCCAATAAAGCAGGAAATACCTTTTACTCTGTTTCCGAAGCAAATAAAGGCTCCCTCATTTCATTTTCAAAAGATAGCACGGGTTCTTGGAAAGAATTAAATAGGATTGAAGGTATTGGCTCTAGTCCATGCCATATCAACTTAGACAAAAGCGAAAAATGGATTTTTGTGGCCAATTATAGTAGTGGAGACTTGGTTGTTCTACCTATTGCAGCTGATGGTTCACTCGGCGAAATAAGCCAGCGAATAACTCATGAAGGAACTGGTCCAAATAAAAAAAGACAAACTAAGTCTCATGTGCACTCGGTAAATATTTCACCAGACAACACTTTGCTTTACGTTGCAGACTTGGGTATTGATAAAGTCGTGGTATACAATTTTGATCAAAATACAGGACAACTAAGCCCTAAAAGCGAAATAATGACCCCTTCAGGATCTGGTCCAAGGCATTTGACATTTCACCCTAGCAAATCTATCATCTATGTTATAGAAGAATTAACTTCTACTATTAGTGTCGTGGATATCAGTTCAGACTCTAGTGTGGTTATTCAAAACTTAACTACTCTACCTGAAGGATTTGATGAAGAAAGTTATTGTGCTGACATTCATATCGATAAAGCAGGAAAGTACTTATACGGCTCCAATCGCCTTCATGATACCATTGCTTTATTCGAAGTTCAAGAAGACGGAACAATTAAAGCAAAAAGCCATCACTCAACCCTAGGCTCATTTCCAAGGAATTTTGCTTTAGATCCTAGTGGAAAATACCTTATTGCTGCAAATCAGAAGTCGGATAACATCGTGATTTACAATATTGATCCTAGCGACGGAACAATAGGGCCGTTGACACAACAAATTAAAGTCCCAGCTCCCGTTTGCATTGAATTTATTCAATAA
- a CDS encoding signal recognition particle subunit FFH/SRP54 (srp54): MFESLQDKLAGAFKTLKGKGRITDVNIAATVKEIRRALIDADVNFKVAKEVTDKVKQEALDRKVNIAVEPGQLFTKIVQEELTALMGGTAQKVNITGSPAIVLIAGLQGSGKTTFSGKFASYLKKQGKQVMLVAGDIYRPAAIQQLQVLGEQIGVDVYAEPDNKNAVEITQNAVKEAKAKGKNIIIVDTAGRLAVDEVMMNEVENIKNAINPSEILFVVDSMTGQDAVNTAKTFNERLNFDGVVLTKLDGDSRGGAALSIRAVVEKPIKFMSTGEKMEDLDIFYPDRMASRILGMGDVISLVERAQQAFDEDEAKSLNKKMRQNKFDLNDFIQQIQQIKKMGNVKDLLGMIPGMGKQIKDLDIDNESFKPIEAVIQSMTKVERENPDIIDGKRKMRIAKGSGTSVQQVNNLLKQFDQMKKMMKKMNKMQGAGKLGKMFG, encoded by the coding sequence ATGTTCGAAAGCTTACAGGACAAACTAGCAGGAGCCTTTAAAACCCTTAAAGGCAAAGGAAGAATTACTGATGTAAACATTGCGGCAACAGTAAAGGAGATACGCAGGGCACTTATAGATGCCGATGTGAACTTTAAAGTAGCCAAAGAAGTAACCGATAAGGTTAAGCAAGAGGCATTAGACAGAAAAGTGAACATCGCGGTAGAGCCTGGGCAACTTTTTACAAAAATTGTTCAAGAGGAGCTTACAGCCTTAATGGGTGGTACAGCTCAAAAAGTTAATATTACTGGCTCGCCGGCAATTGTTCTTATTGCAGGTTTGCAAGGTTCAGGAAAAACAACCTTTTCTGGTAAGTTTGCTTCCTATCTCAAAAAACAAGGGAAGCAAGTAATGTTAGTTGCAGGTGATATTTATCGTCCTGCAGCGATTCAGCAACTTCAGGTTTTAGGAGAGCAGATCGGCGTAGATGTATATGCTGAGCCTGATAACAAGAATGCTGTAGAGATTACTCAAAATGCAGTAAAAGAAGCTAAAGCAAAAGGGAAGAATATCATTATCGTGGATACAGCTGGTCGTTTAGCTGTGGATGAGGTGATGATGAATGAGGTTGAAAACATTAAAAATGCAATCAATCCATCGGAGATCTTATTTGTGGTTGACTCCATGACAGGTCAAGATGCCGTAAATACAGCTAAGACGTTCAATGAGAGATTGAATTTTGACGGAGTTGTACTTACTAAGCTAGATGGTGATTCGCGTGGTGGAGCTGCACTTTCTATTCGTGCAGTTGTAGAGAAGCCAATCAAGTTCATGAGTACTGGCGAGAAGATGGAAGATCTTGATATCTTCTATCCAGATCGTATGGCGAGCAGAATCCTCGGAATGGGAGATGTTATCTCTCTTGTGGAGCGTGCTCAGCAGGCTTTTGACGAAGACGAAGCCAAGAGCTTGAATAAGAAAATGAGGCAAAACAAATTTGACCTCAATGACTTCATTCAGCAGATTCAGCAGATCAAGAAAATGGGTAATGTCAAAGACTTACTCGGCATGATCCCAGGAATGGGTAAGCAAATAAAAGACTTAGATATTGATAATGAGTCTTTTAAGCCAATAGAGGCGGTGATTCAGTCCATGACAAAAGTGGAACGTGAGAATCCAGACATCATCGATGGCAAGCGTAAAATGAGAATTGCTAAAGGTAGTGGTACATCTGTACAGCAAGTTAATAACTTACTTAAGCAATTTGATCAGATGAAAAAGATGATGAAGAAAATGAACAAAATGCAGGGAGCAGGAAAGCTCGGCAAAATGTTCGGTTGA
- a CDS encoding SSU ribosomal protein S12P: protein MPTIQQLVRKGREQLKYKSKSPALDSCPQRRGVCTRVYTTTPKKPNSALRKVARVRLTNQKEVNAYIPGEGHNLQEHSIVLIRGGRVKDLPGVRYHIIRGALDTAGVANRNQSRSKYGAKRPKPGQAAAPAKKK, encoded by the coding sequence ATGCCTACTATACAACAATTAGTAAGAAAAGGAAGAGAGCAACTTAAATACAAGTCGAAATCTCCGGCATTGGATTCTTGCCCACAGCGTCGTGGTGTTTGTACTCGTGTTTACACAACTACTCCAAAGAAGCCAAACTCGGCTTTGAGAAAAGTAGCTCGTGTACGCTTGACAAACCAGAAAGAAGTGAACGCTTATATCCCGGGTGAAGGTCACAACTTACAAGAGCACTCTATCGTATTGATAAGAGGTGGTCGTGTGAAAGATCTTCCTGGTGTGAGATATCACATCATCCGTGGGGCATTGGATACTGCCGGTGTTGCGAATCGTAACCAAAGTCGTTCTAAGTATGGTGCTAAGCGTCCTAAGCCAGGACAAGCTGCAGCTCCAGCGAAGAAAAAGTAA
- a CDS encoding SSU ribosomal protein S7P: MRKAKPKKRYVLPDPKFKDVVVTKFVNNLMIQGKKSLAYRIFYGALDIVEKKTEENGLEAWKKALNNVSPSVEVKSRRVGGATFQVPTEVRAERRQALGMKWLISYARKRGEKTITERLAGEIIAAAKGEGSAVKKKDDTHRMADANKAFSHFRV; encoded by the coding sequence ATGAGAAAAGCAAAACCAAAAAAGCGTTACGTACTACCTGATCCTAAGTTTAAGGATGTAGTTGTAACGAAATTTGTGAACAACTTGATGATTCAAGGTAAGAAAAGTCTTGCGTACAGAATTTTTTACGGTGCACTTGATATCGTAGAAAAGAAAACGGAAGAAAACGGTCTTGAAGCATGGAAAAAAGCATTGAACAATGTGTCTCCATCTGTTGAGGTAAAAAGCCGAAGAGTGGGTGGTGCTACTTTCCAAGTTCCTACTGAGGTAAGAGCTGAAAGACGCCAAGCATTGGGTATGAAATGGTTGATCAGCTATGCTCGTAAGAGAGGTGAAAAAACCATTACTGAGCGTTTGGCTGGCGAGATTATCGCAGCAGCTAAAGGTGAAGGTTCTGCCGTTAAGAAGAAAGATGATACTCACAGAATGGCGGATGCTAACAAAGCATTCTCTCACTTCAGAGTGTAA
- a CDS encoding NADPH2:quinone reductase, producing the protein MNNQKNMKAIGFKQSLPITDNNSFIEFETEIPSPSGFDLLVKIEAISVNPVDFKIRENAAKDSVLETPKIIGWDAVGVVEAVGDKTSKFKIGDQVYYAGDLTRSGSNAEYQLVDERIVGKKPKNLSLAEAAAIPLTGLTAFESLFDRIKINSETDKGKTVLILAGAGGVGSLAIQLAKKIGNLTVIATASRPDSVQWCKDMGADFVVNHHNLKEELEKINHSQVNYILDFVDLEGYWEIAAEIIKPQGHIVSITESSKPLNLNILKAKSVTFSWELMYTRSMFTTEDIARQHEILNIISDLLDAGTIKSTLTTTLNGFTVENLKLAHQMQESGKTIGKTVILF; encoded by the coding sequence ATGAATAATCAGAAAAATATGAAAGCAATAGGGTTTAAGCAATCATTACCAATTACAGACAATAATAGTTTTATTGAATTTGAAACCGAAATACCATCTCCATCAGGATTTGATTTGTTGGTTAAAATTGAAGCTATTTCTGTTAATCCTGTCGATTTTAAAATAAGAGAAAACGCTGCAAAAGATTCAGTTTTAGAAACACCTAAAATTATTGGCTGGGATGCCGTAGGTGTCGTGGAGGCCGTAGGTGACAAAACATCAAAGTTTAAAATTGGCGACCAAGTGTATTATGCTGGGGACTTAACAAGAAGTGGGAGTAACGCAGAGTATCAACTTGTAGATGAACGCATTGTAGGTAAAAAACCTAAAAATTTGAGCTTGGCAGAAGCAGCGGCAATTCCATTAACTGGATTAACAGCTTTTGAATCACTATTTGATCGAATTAAAATAAACTCAGAGACAGATAAAGGAAAAACTGTTTTAATATTAGCCGGAGCTGGTGGTGTAGGCTCATTGGCAATCCAACTTGCAAAAAAGATTGGAAACCTTACCGTAATTGCAACTGCCTCAAGGCCAGACTCAGTACAATGGTGCAAGGATATGGGTGCGGATTTTGTGGTAAATCACCATAATTTAAAAGAAGAATTAGAAAAGATAAATCATAGTCAGGTAAATTATATCTTGGACTTTGTTGATTTGGAGGGATATTGGGAAATCGCTGCAGAGATCATTAAACCTCAGGGTCATATCGTTTCAATAACGGAAAGTAGTAAGCCATTAAATTTGAATATTTTAAAAGCTAAGAGTGTAACGTTTTCTTGGGAGCTCATGTACACACGTTCCATGTTTACTACCGAAGATATAGCTAGACAGCACGAAATTTTAAATATCATTTCAGATCTATTAGATGCAGGCACAATTAAATCGACCTTAACTACTACTTTGAATGGGTTTACGGTAGAGAATCTTAAACTGGCACACCAAATGCAAGAGTCAGGAAAAACTATCGGCAAAACAGTAATCTTATTCTAA
- a CDS encoding DNA-binding transcriptional regulator, HxlR family yields MYTFNGKEYPCCASLTMGLIGGKWKTVILYHLRNEKLRYNELRKEMPTVTERTLSLQLKTLEEDGIIKRKVYTSKPPLKVEYSLTDFGKTLLPVVMSIAEWGNYAVENHLESIKS; encoded by the coding sequence ATGTATACATTTAATGGAAAGGAGTACCCCTGTTGTGCGAGTTTAACAATGGGACTTATTGGTGGAAAGTGGAAGACAGTAATCTTGTACCATCTGCGAAATGAAAAGCTGCGGTATAACGAATTGAGAAAAGAAATGCCAACAGTAACTGAACGAACCTTAAGTTTGCAATTAAAGACTTTGGAAGAAGATGGAATAATTAAACGTAAGGTTTACACGTCGAAGCCACCCTTAAAAGTCGAGTACTCCTTAACTGATTTTGGTAAGACTTTACTTCCAGTAGTCATGTCAATAGCAGAATGGGGCAATTATGCAGTTGAAAACCATTTGGAGTCAATTAAAAGTTAA
- a CDS encoding Acyl-CoA hydrolase, with translation MISSKKVSESITYNSEMILPNDTNAFNNLMGGNLMRKIDLIGAIAGQKHSNKLVVTASLDNMSFTDSIPMGDVITLEAKITRAFKTSMEVMVSVFTENIPAGTKKHTNSAFLTYVALDENGNPAEVPGLEPITDEEKELYNGALRRRQLRLVLAGRMKPQEANELKAIFGM, from the coding sequence ATGATTTCATCCAAAAAAGTTAGCGAATCCATAACTTATAATTCGGAAATGATATTACCAAATGACACGAATGCATTCAATAATCTCATGGGCGGCAACCTAATGAGAAAAATTGATCTCATTGGTGCTATTGCAGGTCAGAAACACTCCAATAAGCTGGTGGTGACTGCTTCTCTTGACAATATGTCTTTTACCGATTCTATTCCCATGGGTGACGTTATTACTTTGGAGGCAAAAATCACACGTGCTTTCAAAACATCGATGGAGGTAATGGTAAGTGTATTTACCGAAAATATACCTGCAGGTACTAAGAAACATACAAATTCAGCATTTCTAACTTACGTGGCACTTGATGAAAATGGAAATCCAGCTGAAGTGCCGGGTTTGGAGCCTATTACTGACGAAGAGAAAGAACTTTACAATGGAGCACTTCGCAGAAGGCAACTTAGATTGGTATTAGCTGGCAGAATGAAACCACAAGAGGCCAATGAGTTGAAGGCAATTTTTGGGATGTAA
- a CDS encoding Transposase, translated as MKKGVKKKPVFKDYDPYQLSLLPPSLNELIPENHVVRLVQRIIDEIDIDSLLQKYSGGGSSSFHPRMMLKIIIYGYISNIYSSRKIEEAVSSNIHFMWLAGMQRPDHNTINRFRTDRLKSVLKEVFGQVVLLMADQGLVDLKTVYVDGTKIEANANKYTFVWGKSIKRNTERIKEQLKDLWNYAEKVASEEMKDNSPTIFEKIDSQKVEQTIGQINQALKGKEVDPKVKQKLNYAKNNWPKNLKKYEVQQKLMGDRNSYSKTDPDATFMRMKDDHMLNGQLKAGYNWQISTCNQCILNYDIYQYANDVYTLPLHLETFKELYKKLPEEVVADAGYGSEENYQYLENNELEGYVKYNYFHKEQKAKGKIKPEDAFKSENLYYDSENDFFICPMGQKMEKVYEKTEKRKSGYQQQISFYQAKNCDNCPLKGACHKAKGNRLVQVNHNAKRLKDKARQKLLSPEGIKHRSQRPADVEAVFGNIKQNKNFRRFMLRGKEKVLIETGLLALAHNIQKMAS; from the coding sequence ATGAAAAAAGGAGTCAAAAAGAAGCCTGTATTTAAGGATTATGATCCTTATCAGCTATCCCTTCTTCCTCCATCGTTAAATGAATTAATTCCCGAAAATCACGTGGTTCGATTGGTACAAAGAATCATAGATGAGATAGATATTGATTCATTATTGCAGAAGTATTCTGGAGGCGGAAGTTCATCATTTCATCCACGAATGATGTTAAAAATTATTATTTACGGCTATATCAGCAATATTTATTCCTCTCGAAAAATAGAAGAAGCCGTCAGTTCAAACATTCACTTCATGTGGCTTGCTGGCATGCAGCGACCAGACCATAATACAATAAACCGATTTAGAACGGATAGATTGAAGTCGGTATTGAAAGAGGTTTTTGGTCAAGTCGTTTTACTGATGGCAGATCAAGGACTGGTAGATTTAAAGACGGTTTATGTGGATGGAACCAAAATAGAGGCCAATGCCAATAAATACACTTTTGTATGGGGCAAGTCTATAAAGCGGAATACAGAAAGGATAAAAGAACAGCTTAAAGACCTTTGGAACTATGCCGAAAAGGTAGCCTCCGAGGAGATGAAAGATAACTCGCCCACTATTTTTGAAAAGATAGATTCTCAAAAAGTAGAACAGACTATCGGGCAAATCAATCAAGCCTTAAAAGGCAAAGAAGTAGATCCGAAAGTGAAGCAAAAGCTGAATTATGCAAAGAACAATTGGCCAAAGAATCTAAAGAAATACGAAGTTCAGCAAAAGCTGATGGGTGATCGAAACTCCTATTCCAAGACAGATCCAGATGCCACTTTTATGCGAATGAAAGACGACCACATGCTCAATGGTCAGCTAAAAGCGGGCTACAACTGGCAGATAAGTACTTGTAATCAATGTATTCTAAACTACGACATCTACCAATATGCCAACGATGTATATACCTTACCACTCCACCTAGAAACCTTCAAAGAGCTCTATAAAAAATTACCAGAAGAAGTGGTGGCCGATGCCGGCTATGGCTCGGAAGAAAACTATCAATATTTAGAGAACAATGAACTTGAGGGCTATGTGAAATACAATTACTTCCATAAAGAGCAAAAAGCCAAAGGGAAGATAAAGCCTGAAGATGCCTTCAAGTCAGAGAACCTGTATTACGATTCGGAGAACGACTTTTTTATCTGTCCGATGGGTCAAAAAATGGAGAAAGTCTATGAAAAAACAGAGAAAAGAAAATCTGGATACCAACAACAAATAAGCTTTTATCAAGCAAAAAACTGTGACAATTGCCCATTGAAAGGAGCCTGCCACAAAGCCAAAGGAAATCGACTTGTCCAAGTCAATCACAATGCAAAAAGATTAAAAGACAAAGCACGACAAAAGCTACTAAGTCCAGAGGGAATAAAACATCGCTCCCAAAGGCCAGCAGATGTGGAAGCAGTCTTTGGAAACATCAAGCAAAACAAAAACTTCAGAAGATTTATGTTAAGAGGAAAAGAAAAAGTCCTCATCGAAACGGGCTTGCTCGCCCTTGCACACAATATCCAAAAAATGGCTTCATAA
- a CDS encoding Uncharacterized membrane protein, with protein MKINISKATRSFIVLSILSISLFGIRFMHTGASFGLGLVWNLFLAWIPLFFALLARRLSQKPFFKYLAMAIWLLFFPNAPYIITDLVHLDHLPAHLWWYDSMGIFVVAFTGLLLGIYSVSIIHQIWRKDFGAFFAWHAVVVSMGLCGFGIYLGRFLRLNSWDIITHPFRLARYCINSLGNPLAMQTTLLFGAVLTAVYLAFYYINQNENELQKAN; from the coding sequence ATGAAGATAAACATTAGCAAAGCGACTCGATCATTTATTGTATTATCGATATTATCCATTAGTTTATTCGGAATTAGGTTCATGCATACTGGAGCATCATTTGGTCTTGGGCTCGTATGGAATCTCTTTTTAGCATGGATTCCTCTATTCTTTGCATTACTTGCACGTCGGCTTAGCCAAAAACCATTTTTCAAATATTTGGCAATGGCTATTTGGCTACTGTTCTTTCCAAACGCACCTTACATCATTACTGACCTGGTTCATTTGGATCACTTACCAGCACATTTATGGTGGTATGATTCAATGGGTATCTTTGTTGTGGCATTCACGGGACTATTACTTGGAATATATTCAGTAAGCATCATTCATCAAATTTGGAGAAAGGACTTTGGAGCTTTCTTTGCATGGCACGCAGTGGTAGTCAGTATGGGCTTATGCGGGTTTGGAATATACCTTGGTCGTTTCTTAAGGTTAAACTCTTGGGATATCATTACGCATCCATTTAGACTTGCTAGGTATTGCATCAACTCTTTGGGCAATCCACTTGCAATGCAAACTACATTACTTTTTGGAGCTGTACTCACTGCTGTTTATTTAGCATTTTATTACATCAATCAAAACGAAAATGAACTTCAAAAAGCTAATTAA